Proteins co-encoded in one Acidovorax sp. 69 genomic window:
- a CDS encoding DUF808 domain-containing protein, protein MAGASLLTLLDDIATILDDVALMTKVAAKKSAAMADDVSVMTKVAAQKTAGVLGDDLALNAQQVTGVRAEREIPVVWAVAKGSFINKVILVPAALLISAFAPWAVTPLLMIGGAFLCFEGFEKVAHKLLHAQHEDEAEHESHAKANANPAVDLVAFENDKIKGAVRTDFILSAEIIAITLGTVAAAPFVQQLTVLSGIAIIMTIGVYGLVAGIVKLDDLGLWLNNKASSAARALGSGILRAAPWLMKGLSIAGTAAMFLVGGGILVHGVPVLHHAVEAAGAAAAQWPVGGLWAVLVPNLINAVVGIVAGGLVLVGVTLVQRLRGKSTDQ, encoded by the coding sequence ATGGCCGGTGCCAGCCTTCTGACTCTGCTCGACGATATCGCCACCATCCTCGACGATGTGGCCTTGATGACGAAAGTGGCCGCCAAAAAGAGCGCGGCCATGGCCGACGATGTGTCTGTCATGACCAAGGTGGCTGCGCAGAAGACGGCTGGCGTACTGGGCGATGACCTGGCACTCAACGCCCAGCAAGTCACCGGGGTGCGCGCCGAGCGCGAGATTCCTGTGGTCTGGGCAGTGGCCAAGGGCTCGTTCATCAACAAGGTGATCCTAGTGCCCGCGGCGCTGCTGATCAGTGCCTTTGCGCCCTGGGCAGTCACGCCGCTGTTGATGATTGGCGGTGCTTTTCTGTGTTTTGAGGGCTTTGAGAAGGTGGCGCACAAGTTGTTGCATGCGCAACACGAAGATGAGGCCGAACACGAAAGCCATGCCAAGGCCAACGCCAACCCGGCGGTGGATCTGGTGGCCTTCGAAAACGACAAGATCAAGGGCGCTGTGCGCACCGACTTCATCCTGTCGGCTGAAATCATCGCCATCACCCTGGGTACCGTGGCCGCTGCGCCCTTTGTGCAGCAGCTGACCGTGCTGTCGGGCATCGCGATCATCATGACCATCGGTGTGTATGGGCTGGTAGCGGGCATCGTCAAGCTCGACGACTTGGGCCTGTGGCTCAACAACAAGGCCAGCAGCGCAGCGCGCGCTCTGGGCTCTGGCATCCTGCGTGCGGCACCCTGGCTGATGAAGGGCCTCTCTATTGCGGGCACTGCGGCGATGTTTCTGGTGGGCGGCGGCATTCTGGTGCACGGCGTACCTGTGTTGCACCATGCGGTTGAGGCTGCGGGCGCGGCGGCGGCGCAATGGCCCGTGGGCGGGCTGTGGGCGGTGCTGGTGCCCAACCTGATCAATGCCGTGGTGGGGATTGTGGCCGGTGGCCTGGTGCTCGTGGGGGTTACGCTGGTACAGCGTCTGCGCGGCAAGTCCACAGATCAATAG
- a CDS encoding ABC transporter ATP-binding protein: MSALLTLDGVHAYYGTAHILHGLSLAVHPGERVALIGRNGVGKTTVVNTVLGLAQMKSGQLAVGGKPVKKPRPYVAAAHGVAVVPQGRRIVANLTVQENLQLGAAVGRKGPWGLAQVYQLFPILQERALTPGTALSGGQQQMLAVGRALMANPDLILLDEPTEGLAPVIVDQLADIFNQVAAQGTALLLIEQNLSLVVRVAHRYLAMAKGSVVASGTVEQGAEGLRALEEHVMV; encoded by the coding sequence GTGAGCGCTTTATTGACACTGGACGGCGTGCACGCCTACTACGGCACGGCCCACATCCTGCACGGGCTCAGCCTGGCGGTGCACCCGGGCGAGCGTGTGGCCCTCATCGGGCGCAACGGCGTGGGCAAGACCACGGTGGTCAACACCGTTTTGGGCCTGGCCCAGATGAAAAGCGGCCAGCTGGCCGTAGGGGGCAAGCCGGTGAAAAAACCCCGCCCCTATGTGGCCGCAGCCCACGGCGTGGCCGTGGTGCCGCAGGGCCGGCGCATCGTGGCCAACCTGACGGTGCAGGAGAACCTGCAACTGGGCGCCGCCGTGGGCCGCAAGGGGCCCTGGGGCCTGGCGCAGGTTTACCAGCTGTTCCCCATCCTGCAAGAGCGCGCCCTGACGCCGGGCACGGCGCTGTCGGGCGGGCAGCAGCAGATGCTGGCCGTGGGCCGCGCGCTGATGGCCAACCCGGACCTCATCCTGCTCGACGAACCGACCGAAGGCCTGGCCCCGGTCATCGTCGACCAGCTCGCCGACATCTTCAACCAGGTGGCCGCGCAGGGCACCGCGTTGCTGCTGATCGAGCAGAACCTGAGCCTGGTGGTGCGCGTGGCGCACCGCTACCTGGCCATGGCCAAAGGTTCGGTGGTGGCGTCGGGCACGGTGGAGCAGGGCGCTGAGGGCCTGAGGGCGCTGGAAGAACACGTGATGGTGTAG
- a CDS encoding ABC transporter ATP-binding protein — MSAYVLEVVDVAIHYGGVKALDGVALTLEKGQIRGLIGPNGAGKSTVIDAITGRRPLTRGSVRLAGEDVSHLGAVERRKRGLSRSFQRTSIFGGMGVRKQVELASHLMGVADSAADADAVLQELDLAQFGDMLAEDLGYGEQRRLDLALALVGRPQLLMLDEPMAGLSVKESHDLARHLQALTARWEVSVLLVEHDMDVVFGISDAVTVFELGRVIADGAPAQVRADPRVREAYLGSAA, encoded by the coding sequence ATGAGCGCTTATGTACTGGAAGTGGTGGATGTCGCCATCCACTACGGCGGGGTGAAGGCGCTCGATGGCGTGGCGCTGACACTGGAAAAAGGCCAGATCCGGGGCCTCATCGGGCCCAACGGCGCGGGCAAATCCACCGTGATCGACGCCATCACCGGCCGCCGCCCGCTCACGCGCGGCAGCGTCCGCCTGGCGGGCGAGGACGTGAGCCATCTCGGCGCGGTCGAGCGGCGCAAGCGGGGGCTGTCGCGCAGTTTCCAGCGCACCAGCATCTTTGGTGGCATGGGGGTGCGCAAGCAGGTCGAACTGGCCTCACACCTGATGGGCGTGGCCGATTCGGCAGCGGACGCCGATGCCGTTTTGCAGGAGCTGGACCTGGCCCAGTTCGGCGACATGCTGGCCGAAGACCTGGGCTATGGCGAGCAACGCCGGCTGGACCTGGCGCTGGCGCTGGTGGGCCGCCCCCAGCTGCTGATGCTGGACGAACCCATGGCCGGCCTGTCCGTCAAGGAGTCACATGACCTGGCCCGGCACCTGCAGGCGCTGACCGCGCGCTGGGAGGTGTCGGTGCTGCTGGTGGAGCACGACATGGATGTGGTGTTCGGCATCTCCGACGCGGTCACCGTGTTCGAGCTGGGCCGTGTGATTGCTGACGGCGCGCCCGCCCAGGTGCGCGCCGACCCGCGCGTGCGCGAAGCCTACCTGGGGAGTGCCGCGTGA
- a CDS encoding branched-chain amino acid ABC transporter permease, which translates to MTGVARVSDGGLGRLLALSLLALLAGGAILLLTRSTSLLGMFTQAVIYAIFALGVGVLLKQNGLVSFGHALYFGAAGYGMGVVLTLGWMPAEWALLSVLVALGVAAFVVGLVIVRVPGIAFGMLTLAIGQMAYLLAARARGITGGADGMNIPWPSTLFGVPQSLLLKPGNLFMLSWVLLVVVTFVLLCILRTRFGAVTEAIRDNEERARFIGIRTTVPRALVYALSAVVTGIAGLLSSLNTGFVSPESLHWSVSAITLLMVVVGGFKRPIGPIVGAILYFLFKDLLGEYATHSMAIFGAALIAVIVFSPDGITGAVERLLRRGFSRGGSVGGAGGASDPAAAQGGKP; encoded by the coding sequence ATGACCGGTGTTGCGCGCGTTTCGGACGGTGGCCTGGGCCGCCTGCTGGCCCTGTCGCTGCTGGCCTTGCTGGCGGGGGGCGCTATTTTGCTGCTGACCCGCTCGACCAGCCTGCTGGGCATGTTCACCCAGGCGGTGATCTACGCCATCTTTGCCCTGGGCGTGGGCGTGCTGCTCAAGCAAAACGGGCTGGTGAGCTTTGGCCACGCGCTGTACTTCGGCGCGGCAGGCTACGGCATGGGCGTGGTGCTCACGCTCGGCTGGATGCCCGCCGAATGGGCGCTGCTGTCGGTGCTGGTGGCCCTGGGCGTGGCCGCCTTTGTGGTGGGCCTGGTCATCGTGCGCGTGCCGGGCATTGCCTTTGGCATGTTGACGCTGGCGATCGGGCAGATGGCTTATCTGCTCGCCGCCCGGGCGCGGGGGATCACGGGCGGGGCGGACGGAATGAACATTCCGTGGCCGTCCACGCTGTTCGGTGTGCCGCAGTCGCTGTTGCTCAAGCCGGGCAACCTGTTCATGCTGTCGTGGGTGCTGCTTGTGGTGGTGACCTTCGTGCTGCTGTGCATCCTGCGCACCCGCTTCGGCGCGGTGACTGAAGCCATCCGCGACAACGAGGAACGCGCCCGCTTCATCGGCATCCGCACCACGGTGCCGCGTGCGCTGGTGTATGCGCTGTCGGCGGTGGTGACCGGCATTGCGGGCCTGCTGTCGTCGCTCAACACCGGCTTTGTCTCGCCGGAGAGCCTGCACTGGAGTGTGTCGGCCATCACGCTCTTGATGGTGGTGGTGGGCGGCTTCAAGCGGCCTATCGGCCCCATCGTCGGCGCCATCCTCTATTTCCTGTTCAAGGACCTATTGGGCGAATACGCCACGCATTCCATGGCGATCTTCGGCGCGGCCCTGATTGCCGTGATCGTGTTCTCGCCCGACGGCATCACCGGCGCGGTGGAGCGCCTGTTGCGGCGCGGGTTTTCGCGCGGCGGCAGTGTGGGTGGTGCGGGCGGTGCCAGCGACCCGGCTGCAGCACAGGGGGGCAAGCCATGA
- a CDS encoding branched-chain amino acid ABC transporter permease codes for MLAINLFNGLVYGALLIVMSSGLALIYGLRRVVNFAHGALYMLGAYIGYSVAIHSNFWVALVAAPLVMAVVGVLLDRYAFRLLQDQEPLNVMLVTFGLLLILEDLVAFIWGKGNYSLFTPELLAFSVKFMGHDLPAYRIGVMVVGAAVAVGLTLWLRWSKVGLFVRAASTDPVTTAMQGVNTDRLSAAVVGLGSALAGLAGVVAAPFLSLSPHMSSDVLIDSFVVVVIGGLGSLAGAFVAALLLGMMQALGAVYLPEVSVLLPFIFMIAVLIWKPSGLAGSRT; via the coding sequence ATGCTGGCGATCAACCTCTTCAACGGACTGGTGTACGGGGCCTTGCTCATCGTGATGAGCTCGGGCCTGGCGCTGATCTATGGCCTGCGGCGCGTGGTGAACTTCGCGCACGGGGCGCTGTACATGCTGGGCGCCTACATCGGTTATTCGGTGGCCATCCACAGCAACTTCTGGGTGGCGCTGGTGGCCGCGCCGCTGGTGATGGCGGTGGTGGGCGTACTGCTCGACCGCTACGCGTTTCGCCTGCTGCAGGACCAGGAGCCGCTCAACGTGATGCTGGTCACCTTCGGCCTGCTGCTCATTTTGGAAGACCTGGTGGCCTTCATCTGGGGCAAGGGCAACTACTCGCTGTTCACCCCCGAGCTGCTGGCGTTTTCCGTGAAGTTCATGGGGCATGACCTGCCCGCCTACCGCATCGGTGTGATGGTGGTGGGCGCGGCCGTGGCGGTGGGGCTCACGCTGTGGCTGCGCTGGTCCAAGGTGGGCCTCTTTGTGCGCGCGGCCAGCACCGACCCGGTCACCACCGCCATGCAGGGCGTCAACACCGACCGGCTCAGTGCGGCGGTGGTGGGGCTGGGCAGCGCGCTGGCCGGCCTGGCGGGCGTGGTCGCGGCGCCGTTTCTGTCGCTGTCGCCGCACATGAGTTCAGACGTGCTGATCGACTCTTTTGTGGTGGTGGTTATTGGCGGCCTGGGCTCGCTGGCCGGGGCCTTTGTGGCGGCGCTGCTGCTGGGCATGATGCAGGCGCTGGGCGCGGTCTACCTGCCCGAGGTGTCGGTGCTGCTGCCGTTCATCTTCATGATCGCGGTGCTGATCTGGAAGCCCTCGGGTCTGGCCGGGAGCCGCACATGA
- a CDS encoding enoyl-CoA hydratase-related protein: MQASDTAGHASPAAAALVRQERHGRVALITLNRPAQFNALSDALMDALGAALLAADADASVGAIVITGNDKAFAAGADIDAMVDWGHAEVVERAFITRNWETIRQVKKPVLAAVAGFALGGGCELALACDIIVAAESARFGLPEIKLAMLPGAGGTQRLPRAIGKAKAMDMALSARLLGAEEADRYGLVSRVVPDAQLLDATLALATQISAYSTPALAAIKESVNRAWESSLSEGILFERRALYARFASHDAHEGMRAFLDKRAPQFEHR, from the coding sequence ATGCAAGCCTCCGACACAGCAGGGCACGCATCCCCTGCGGCAGCGGCGCTGGTCCGCCAGGAGCGGCACGGCCGCGTGGCGCTCATCACCCTCAACCGCCCGGCGCAGTTCAACGCGCTGAGCGATGCACTGATGGACGCATTGGGTGCAGCGCTGCTGGCCGCCGATGCCGATGCCTCCGTGGGCGCCATCGTGATCACCGGCAACGACAAGGCCTTTGCCGCGGGCGCCGACATTGACGCCATGGTGGACTGGGGCCACGCCGAGGTGGTGGAGCGCGCCTTCATCACCCGCAACTGGGAAACCATTCGCCAGGTGAAGAAGCCCGTGCTGGCGGCGGTGGCAGGTTTTGCCCTGGGCGGAGGCTGTGAGCTGGCGCTGGCCTGCGACATCATCGTCGCGGCCGAGTCGGCACGCTTTGGACTGCCCGAGATCAAGCTGGCAATGCTGCCCGGCGCGGGCGGCACACAGCGCCTGCCGCGTGCCATCGGCAAGGCCAAGGCGATGGACATGGCGCTGTCGGCGCGGTTGCTGGGCGCCGAAGAGGCCGACCGCTACGGCCTGGTCTCGCGCGTGGTGCCCGATGCGCAGCTGCTCGACGCCACGCTGGCGCTGGCCACGCAGATCTCCGCCTATTCCACACCGGCGCTGGCGGCCATCAAGGAGTCGGTCAACCGCGCCTGGGAGAGCTCGCTCAGCGAGGGGATTCTTTTCGAGCGCAGGGCGCTGTACGCGCGTTTTGCCAGCCACGACGCCCACGAAGGCATGCGTGCGTTTCTTGACAAACGGGCGCCGCAGTTCGAGCACCGCTGA
- the aliA gene encoding cyclohexanecarboxylate-CoA ligase: MEFDAVLLPPRRARMIAQGFWHDRTINDELDACLAQCPDKLALTAVQVESGEVTQFTYRELARLADRIAVGLARLGVQKNDIVACQLPNWWQFTLTYLACSRIGAVMNPLMHIFRERELSFMLKHGEAKVLIAPRSFRGFDFEAMATGLQASLPDLKHLVIVGGTGANSFDALLSGPRWEDEPDAQDILTRHRPGPDEATQLIYTSGTTGEPKGVMHSANTLMANIVPYAQRLRLGSDDTVLMASPMAHQTGFMYGLMMPIMLRTGVVLQDVWEPKKAIALIQQHKVSFTMASTPFLTDLAKTVAETGQVVPSLRTFLCAGAPIPGPLVEQARAALGAKIVSAWGMTENGAVTTTQLDDDDERSVATDGCPLPGVEIKVVDVDGTALPAGETGKLMLRSCSNFGGYLHRPHLNGTDADDWFDTGDLARIDERGYVRITGRSKDVIIRGGENIPVVEIESLLYRHPGVAMAAIVAYPDERLGERACAVVVPKPGQTLDLAAIQDFLKAQKVAVQYIPERLVVSETMPTTPSGKIQKFKLREMMRSKD; encoded by the coding sequence ATGGAATTCGACGCCGTACTGCTGCCACCGCGCCGCGCGCGCATGATCGCCCAGGGGTTCTGGCACGACCGCACCATCAACGACGAACTCGACGCCTGCCTGGCGCAATGCCCTGACAAGCTGGCGTTGACGGCGGTGCAGGTGGAGTCCGGCGAGGTGACGCAGTTCACCTACCGCGAACTGGCCCGCCTCGCCGACCGCATTGCCGTGGGCCTGGCGCGGCTGGGCGTGCAAAAGAACGACATCGTGGCCTGCCAGCTGCCCAACTGGTGGCAGTTCACGCTGACCTACCTGGCCTGCTCGCGCATCGGCGCGGTCATGAACCCGCTGATGCACATCTTTCGCGAGCGCGAGCTGTCGTTCATGCTCAAGCACGGCGAGGCGAAGGTGCTGATTGCACCCCGAAGTTTCCGCGGCTTTGACTTTGAGGCCATGGCCACCGGCCTTCAGGCCAGCCTGCCCGACCTGAAACACCTGGTCATCGTGGGCGGCACCGGCGCCAACAGTTTCGACGCGCTGCTAAGTGGCCCCCGCTGGGAAGACGAGCCCGACGCGCAGGACATCCTCACACGCCACCGGCCCGGCCCGGACGAAGCCACGCAGCTCATCTACACCTCGGGCACCACCGGCGAGCCCAAGGGCGTGATGCATTCGGCCAATACCCTGATGGCCAACATCGTTCCCTATGCGCAGCGGCTGCGCCTGGGGTCGGACGACACGGTGCTGATGGCCTCGCCCATGGCGCACCAGACGGGGTTCATGTACGGACTGATGATGCCCATCATGCTGCGCACGGGCGTGGTGCTGCAGGACGTGTGGGAGCCGAAGAAGGCGATTGCGCTCATCCAGCAGCACAAGGTCAGCTTCACCATGGCCTCGACGCCGTTCCTGACCGACCTGGCCAAGACCGTGGCCGAGACCGGGCAGGTCGTGCCCAGCCTGCGCACTTTTCTGTGTGCCGGGGCGCCGATCCCCGGCCCGCTGGTCGAGCAGGCGCGGGCTGCACTGGGCGCCAAGATCGTTTCCGCCTGGGGCATGACGGAAAACGGCGCAGTCACCACCACCCAGCTCGACGATGACGACGAGCGTTCGGTGGCTACGGATGGCTGCCCGCTGCCGGGCGTCGAGATCAAGGTGGTCGATGTGGACGGCACGGCGCTGCCTGCGGGCGAGACGGGCAAGCTGATGCTGCGCTCGTGCTCCAACTTTGGCGGCTACCTGCACCGACCCCACCTCAACGGCACGGACGCCGACGACTGGTTCGACACCGGCGACCTGGCGCGCATCGACGAGCGGGGTTATGTGCGCATCACCGGCCGCAGCAAGGACGTGATCATCCGCGGCGGTGAGAACATTCCGGTGGTCGAGATCGAATCGCTGCTGTACCGCCACCCTGGCGTCGCGATGGCGGCCATCGTGGCCTACCCCGATGAACGCCTGGGCGAGCGGGCCTGCGCCGTGGTGGTGCCCAAGCCGGGGCAGACGCTGGACCTGGCGGCCATCCAGGACTTCCTGAAGGCGCAGAAGGTGGCGGTGCAGTACATCCCCGAGCGGCTGGTGGTGTCCGAAACGATGCCCACGACTCCATCCGGAAAGATCCAGAAGTTCAAGCTGCGCGAAATGATGCGCAGCAAGGATTGA
- the aliB gene encoding cyclohexanecarboxyl-CoA dehydrogenase codes for MNPNPYLGEDLQALAATVRRFAQERVAPGFLERDQSRVFDRALMREMGQLGFIAPELPEAFGGLGMGSLAAGVIHEEIARADLSFSYINLLASLNSQILSQYGQPDVVAPWLQKIVQGEAICAIALTEPRGGSDAANLRLRIERVGDDYVINGEKTSISAADQADITVVFGRTGTPESGAHGVTALLVPMDTAGVTTSRFDCHGQRAIGRGSIFFENVRVPASHRLGDENKGFVQVMQGFDFSRSLIGLQCLAVARVSLEEAWAYITERQAFGQPLSAFQGVTHPLAQFDTEVEGARLLCLQGLWLKDQGLPHSAEAGMAKWWGPKLAYDVVHQCLLCFGHGGYDRGPMEQRMRDVLGFQIGDGTAQIMKTVIARVRAGRKFVPA; via the coding sequence ATGAACCCGAACCCCTACCTTGGTGAAGACCTGCAGGCCCTGGCCGCCACGGTGCGCCGTTTTGCGCAGGAGCGTGTGGCGCCCGGCTTTCTGGAGCGTGACCAATCCCGCGTGTTCGATCGGGCGCTGATGCGCGAGATGGGGCAGCTGGGCTTCATCGCCCCCGAGCTGCCCGAGGCGTTTGGCGGCCTGGGCATGGGCAGCTTGGCCGCTGGCGTGATCCATGAAGAAATCGCGCGGGCCGACCTGAGTTTCTCGTACATCAACCTCCTGGCCTCGCTCAACAGCCAGATCCTGTCGCAATACGGCCAGCCCGACGTGGTCGCGCCCTGGCTGCAGAAGATCGTGCAGGGCGAGGCGATCTGTGCCATTGCGCTGACCGAACCCCGGGGTGGCTCGGACGCGGCCAACCTGCGCCTGCGCATCGAGCGTGTGGGGGATGACTATGTGATCAACGGCGAGAAGACCTCCATCTCGGCGGCCGACCAGGCGGACATCACGGTCGTTTTCGGCCGCACCGGCACGCCGGAGTCGGGCGCGCATGGCGTCACGGCCCTGCTGGTACCGATGGACACAGCGGGCGTCACCACCAGCCGGTTCGACTGCCATGGCCAGCGCGCCATCGGTCGCGGCTCGATCTTTTTCGAGAACGTGCGCGTGCCGGCCAGCCACCGGCTGGGCGATGAGAACAAGGGTTTCGTGCAGGTGATGCAGGGCTTTGATTTCTCGCGCTCGCTCATCGGGCTGCAATGCCTGGCGGTGGCCCGGGTGTCGCTGGAAGAAGCCTGGGCCTACATCACCGAGCGCCAGGCTTTTGGCCAGCCACTCTCGGCTTTCCAGGGGGTGACACACCCGCTGGCGCAGTTCGACACCGAGGTGGAAGGCGCGCGCCTGCTGTGCCTGCAGGGCCTGTGGCTCAAGGACCAGGGCCTGCCGCACAGCGCGGAGGCCGGCATGGCCAAGTGGTGGGGCCCCAAGCTGGCCTATGACGTGGTCCACCAGTGCCTGCTGTGCTTTGGCCATGGCGGTTACGACCGCGGGCCGATGGAGCAGCGGATGCGCGACGTGCTGGGCTTCCAGATCGGCGACGGCACGGCGCAGATCATGAAAACCGTCATTGCGCGCGTGCGTGCGGGGCGCAAATTCGTGCCCGCCTAG
- the badI gene encoding 2-ketocyclohexanecarboxyl-CoA hydrolase, producing MNFEDILYEVRNGVAWITINRPDKMNAFRGQTCDEIIRALNKAGYDKQVGAIVLAGAGDRAFCTGGDQSAHNGNYDGRGTIGLPMEELHTAIRDVPKPVIARVQGYAIGGGNVLATICDLTICSDKAQFGQVGPKMGSVDPGYGTAFLARVVGEKKAREIWYLNRRYSGAEAVAMGLANFCFPHDQLDAEVQKIGEELCERSPTALAIAKRSFNADTAHQAGIAGLGMYALKLYYDTEESREGVAALTEKRKPEFRKYVK from the coding sequence ATGAATTTCGAAGACATCCTTTATGAAGTGCGCAATGGCGTGGCCTGGATCACCATCAATCGGCCCGACAAGATGAATGCCTTTCGCGGGCAGACCTGCGACGAGATCATTCGCGCGCTGAACAAGGCGGGCTATGACAAACAGGTTGGCGCCATCGTGCTGGCAGGCGCGGGCGACCGGGCGTTCTGCACGGGTGGCGACCAGTCGGCCCACAACGGCAACTACGACGGGCGCGGCACCATTGGCCTGCCGATGGAAGAGCTGCACACGGCCATCCGCGACGTGCCCAAGCCGGTCATCGCGCGGGTACAGGGCTACGCGATTGGCGGCGGCAATGTGCTGGCCACCATTTGCGACCTGACCATCTGCTCGGACAAGGCCCAGTTCGGCCAGGTGGGCCCCAAGATGGGCTCGGTCGATCCGGGCTATGGCACGGCTTTCCTGGCCCGCGTGGTGGGCGAGAAGAAGGCGCGCGAGATCTGGTACCTCAACCGCCGCTACAGCGGTGCCGAGGCCGTGGCCATGGGCCTGGCCAACTTCTGCTTCCCGCACGACCAGCTCGATGCGGAGGTGCAGAAGATTGGCGAGGAACTGTGCGAGCGCAGCCCCACGGCGCTGGCCATCGCCAAGCGCAGCTTCAATGCCGACACGGCGCACCAGGCCGGCATCGCGGGCCTGGGCATGTACGCGCTCAAGCTGTACTACGACACGGAAGAGTCGCGCGAAGGCGTTGCAGCCCTCACCGAAAAGCGCAAGCCCGAGTTCCGCAAGTACGTCAAGTAA
- the badH gene encoding 2-hydroxycyclohexanecarboxyl-CoA dehydrogenase, producing the protein MQRFDGKTVIVTGGGGGIGGATCQRFAQEGANVAVFDMNPDAAQAVVDRITQSGGTAQAFRCDITVRAEVDAAVAAVQQVWGGIDVLVNNAGWDVFKPFTKTEPAQWDKLIAINLTGALHMHHAVLPVMVAGAKGGRIVNISSDAARVGSSGEAVYAACKGGLVSFSKTIAREHARHGITVNVVCPGPTDTALFADYKVGAGNPEKLEEAFKRSIPLGRIGQPGDLPGAILFFASDDGAYVTGQVLSVSGGLSMVG; encoded by the coding sequence ATGCAACGATTTGACGGAAAAACAGTGATCGTGACCGGCGGCGGCGGCGGCATCGGTGGTGCCACTTGCCAGCGCTTTGCCCAAGAGGGAGCCAATGTAGCGGTGTTCGACATGAATCCCGATGCCGCGCAGGCCGTAGTGGACCGCATCACGCAGTCCGGCGGCACGGCGCAGGCGTTTCGCTGCGACATCACGGTGCGCGCCGAGGTGGACGCTGCTGTGGCCGCCGTGCAGCAGGTTTGGGGCGGTATCGATGTGCTGGTCAACAACGCGGGCTGGGACGTGTTCAAGCCATTCACCAAGACCGAGCCCGCGCAGTGGGACAAGCTGATCGCCATCAACCTCACTGGCGCGCTGCACATGCACCACGCGGTGCTGCCGGTGATGGTGGCTGGCGCGAAGGGCGGGCGCATCGTGAACATCTCGTCGGACGCGGCACGCGTCGGCTCGTCGGGCGAGGCGGTGTATGCCGCATGTAAGGGCGGGCTGGTGTCCTTTTCCAAGACCATTGCCCGCGAGCATGCACGTCACGGCATCACGGTGAATGTGGTGTGCCCCGGGCCCACCGACACCGCGCTGTTCGCGGACTACAAGGTCGGCGCGGGCAACCCCGAGAAGCTCGAAGAGGCCTTCAAACGATCGATTCCGCTGGGCCGCATTGGCCAGCCGGGCGACCTTCCGGGCGCGATTCTTTTCTTTGCCAGCGACGACGGGGCGTATGTCACCGGCCAGGTGCTCAGCGTCTCGGGCGGCCTGAGCATGGTGGGCTGA
- a CDS encoding MarR family winged helix-turn-helix transcriptional regulator, with amino-acid sequence MDNPDDRQLVTRMELANRVFFRMYQCANMLHKTGSRAVAAEGLTTQQWAVLGALSHPKAAGGMSVGDLARYLMVSRQNLSGLISRMERDGRVRSAPDGRDRRSRLVSMTEAGRQVWEEQATPQIHAYYEDVLGDFSISDISHTLHYLLKILNNMKRLDNDVGGDSDADADDVMTP; translated from the coding sequence ATGGATAACCCTGATGATCGTCAGCTTGTGACACGCATGGAACTCGCCAACCGGGTTTTCTTCAGGATGTACCAATGTGCAAATATGTTGCATAAAACAGGGTCGCGCGCCGTGGCTGCAGAGGGCCTGACGACGCAGCAGTGGGCGGTGCTGGGCGCGCTGTCGCACCCCAAGGCTGCGGGCGGGATGAGCGTGGGCGACCTCGCCCGCTACCTGATGGTGAGCCGCCAGAATCTTTCAGGGCTGATCAGCCGCATGGAACGCGACGGACGCGTGCGAAGCGCCCCAGACGGGCGCGACCGGCGTTCTCGCCTCGTCAGCATGACCGAGGCTGGGCGCCAGGTGTGGGAGGAGCAGGCAACACCGCAGATCCACGCTTACTACGAGGACGTGCTGGGGGACTTCTCCATCAGCGACATCTCGCACACGCTGCACTACCTGCTCAAGATCCTGAACAACATGAAGCGCCTGGACAACGACGTGGGTGGTGACTCAGACGCAGACGCAGACGATGTGATGACGCCCTGA